A window from Marinagarivorans cellulosilyticus encodes these proteins:
- a CDS encoding endo-1,4-beta-xylanase yields the protein MIYIGIFVLCIILSTLSVVGIFFSICRRQAVWLLAISMLCACLVVAWVYYPRSYERNYLTQNTASDNSYLSTLVRSKGFELGAAVRTLTQLNEHNYSKIFTSVTPENLLKLEGVLENIDQQKYNFNSADAMVDQALNKGFRVRGHALVFGKASDMFKAPDLDAWLEQFPEHKRASILTDFMLKHIEIMLDHYRGRIHEWDVVNEVLDLFGNGDIEENVFYRYVGPDYIKLALKAARQADPTIKIYINEQFNNYTDKRAESFYQLIKSLVDEGLPLDGIGIQGHSLYNLAPPVTLKAYMQRFEALGLTVEITELEARLRLFNSAKDPYLAQGEYYRDIAQQCLEVAACKGITFWGYNDATSWMDDLYFLFPKPNQPYLLDHNNQVKPAVGLLSELLSSF from the coding sequence ATGATTTATATCGGTATATTTGTGCTATGTATTATTCTTTCTACGCTAAGCGTTGTGGGAATATTTTTTTCGATTTGTCGTAGGCAGGCGGTATGGTTATTAGCTATTTCCATGCTATGTGCTTGCCTTGTTGTTGCGTGGGTATATTATCCGCGCAGTTACGAGCGAAATTATTTAACCCAGAATACTGCTTCTGATAATAGTTATTTATCTACTCTGGTGCGAAGTAAAGGCTTTGAGTTAGGGGCCGCTGTACGTACTCTTACACAGTTAAATGAACATAATTATTCAAAAATATTTACCTCGGTAACACCCGAAAATTTATTAAAATTAGAAGGTGTGCTTGAGAACATTGATCAGCAAAAATATAATTTTAACTCTGCCGATGCCATGGTTGATCAAGCTTTAAATAAAGGCTTTCGAGTAAGAGGGCATGCACTGGTTTTTGGTAAAGCTTCCGATATGTTTAAGGCTCCAGATTTAGATGCATGGCTAGAGCAGTTTCCTGAGCACAAGCGTGCAAGTATTTTAACGGATTTTATGCTGAAGCATATTGAAATTATGCTAGACCACTATCGTGGCCGTATTCACGAGTGGGATGTGGTGAATGAGGTTCTCGATTTATTTGGTAATGGCGATATAGAAGAGAATGTTTTCTACCGCTATGTGGGGCCAGATTATATTAAGCTTGCGCTAAAGGCTGCTAGGCAAGCAGACCCCACAATAAAAATATACATTAACGAACAATTTAACAATTATACCGATAAGCGTGCCGAATCTTTTTATCAACTTATTAAATCTTTAGTGGATGAAGGCTTGCCATTAGATGGCATCGGCATACAAGGACATAGCCTTTATAACTTAGCGCCTCCGGTAACGCTAAAAGCTTACATGCAACGTTTTGAAGCTTTAGGTTTAACTGTAGAAATAACAGAGCTAGAGGCACGGTTGCGATTATTTAACAGCGCCAAAGACCCTTATCTAGCGCAAGGTGAATATTATCGCGATATTGCGCAGCAATGCTTAGAGGTGGCGGCATGTAAAGGTATTACATTTTGGGGGTACAACGATGCGAC